The following DNA comes from Brevinema andersonii.
TTTAGATAATTCCAATCAACATACTGTTGAATATATCACATCTCTTTTCATTGAATCACTAGGTCAAGGCAATTATAAAATTGATGAACATACTCATTTTTCTCATGAAACACAAAGGCTTCGATTAGATTCTTCACTCATTCAAGAAGAATTAGGTTGGCGCCCCCTTTTCAATACTAATGAAAGTGTTATCCAAACTGCTTCAGAATATAAAACCTACCTTCACGAACCCGACAAATTAAAACACCATCTTGATTCTTTTATATCCGAATATATCAAGCAAAGGATCTCCTAATGGAAAATAAATTGAAAGAACAAATAATTGCATTAACGAAAGAATATGCAAAGGAAAAATTTTCTTCTGAGTCTTTTATGCCAAGAAAAACAAATATTCCTATCAGTGGTAAAGTTTTTGATTACCATGAAGTATGCAATTTAGTGGAAAGTGCCTTGGATTTTCATCTTACTACCTATCGTTTTAACGCTAGTTTTGAAAAAAAGCTTCGTGAATTTGTTGGTGTAAAATATGCTCTTACATGTAACTCAGGATCCTCAGCAAATTTATTAGCATTATCTGCTATGACATCTCCTCTGATGAAGGAAAAACAAATACTTCCAGGCAGTGAAGTTATTACTGTTGCGGCGGGGTTTCCGACTACTGTGAATCCTATTTTACAAAACAGGCTCATACCGGTATTTCTTGACATTACTCTTCCTACTTATAACATTGATATTTCTATGCTGGAAAAATCTCTGAGTTCTAAAACAAGAGCCATTATGTTAGCACACACATTAGGGAATCCGTTTGATCTTGATGCTGTCATGGAATTTGCGAATAAACATAATTTATGGGTCGTTGAAGATTGTTGTGATTCTCTTGGGGGCACATATGGCGGTAAAAAATTAGGGACTTTTGGCCATGTGTCTACATTAAGTTTTTATCCGGCTCATCATATTACGATGGGAGAAGGTGGAGCCGTTCTGACGGACGATCCTATGCTGAAAAAAGCAATGGAAAGCATTCGCGATTGGGGCAGGGATTGTTGGTGTTCCCCTGGATGCGATGATACTTGCCATAAGCGGTTTAATATGCAGTTTGGTGGG
Coding sequences within:
- the rfbH gene encoding lipopolysaccharide biosynthesis protein RfbH; the encoded protein is MENKLKEQIIALTKEYAKEKFSSESFMPRKTNIPISGKVFDYHEVCNLVESALDFHLTTYRFNASFEKKLREFVGVKYALTCNSGSSANLLALSAMTSPLMKEKQILPGSEVITVAAGFPTTVNPILQNRLIPVFLDITLPTYNIDISMLEKSLSSKTRAIMLAHTLGNPFDLDAVMEFANKHNLWVVEDCCDSLGGTYGGKKLGTFGHVSTLSFYPAHHITMGEGGAVLTDDPMLKKAMESIRDWGRDCWCSPGCDDTCHKRFNMQFGGLPQGYDHKYVYSHLGYNLKITDMQAAVADAQIEKLPEFIAIRRRNYKLLMEKMSQFQEYFILPELTPKSDPSLFGFLLTVKKTAPFTRNEITQYLNEKKIGTRLLFAGNLTKQPYMKNVQYRVVGNLANTDVVMNNTFWIGLYHGITPEMIDYVVDSFKIFI